One Ferribacterium limneticum genomic window, TTTCGACAAGCTCGGGATCGAGCTGTTTGAAGAAGCCAAGGCGGTCTGCTGTGGCGCCGTCCGCTTCCATCTCAATGACCACGAAACGGCGAAGAACGACATGCGGCGCAACATCGACGCCTGGTGGCCGCACGTTGAAGCTGGCGTCGAAGCCATCGTCGTCACGGCTTCCGGCTGTGGCGTGCAGGTCCGCGACTACGCCCATATCCTGGCCGATGACACGGTCTACGCCGAAAAAGCGGAAAAAATCAGCGCGCTCTGCCGCGATCCCTCAGAAATTCTGGCCGGTGAGAAAGCCGCGTTACTACCCTTGCTGGCGCTCCATCCCGAAAAACGCGGCAAGCTGGCCTTCCATTCGCCATGCACGCTGCAACACGGCTTGCAGATTCGGGGCAGCATCGAGGTCTTGCTGCAAGCTGCCGGCTACGAACTGACGCCGGTCGCCGACAGCCATCTGTGCTGCGGCTCGGCTGGCACCTATTCCGTCCTGCAGCCCGAACTGGCGAACAAACTGCGCGCCAACAAGCTGGCCGCCCTCAATGCCGGCGGCCCGGCGCTCGCGGCGACGGCCAATATCGGCTGCCTGACTCATTTGCAGGCAGGCAGTATGCTGCCAGTGCGGCACTGGATTGAATTGATTGACGAGGCAATGGCATGAGCCACGAAGTACCATCCGTATTTGAAATCACCCGGTCGCTTGGCGCCGACGATGCGGCCCGCATCAAGCGTCTGCTTGAAAATGGCGTCAAGATTCCCGCTCAGCCGCGCGTCCTCGACGAGCTACGCCAGCTCATCAACCGCAGCGAGCTCGATGTCCGGCTGCTGGCCCGCATCATCAACAAGGATCCGGGGCTGACGGCGATGCTTTTCAAGGTTGTCGGCAATTCGGCCTATCGCCAGCACCAGCCCTTCGATTCGGTCGAAACCATTCTCCATGCCGTTGGGGTCCGTCAAACCTTCAACCTCGTGCAGGCCATTGCCCTCTCCGGGGCCGGCGAGATCAAGAAAAATCGGCGCGTCTACGAGGCCTTCTGGGCGCGTTCGCATGCCGTTGGGCAACTGGCCATGCTGATCGCCGACGAACGGATCGCTGTCTGCAACATCTTTCCCGATCAGGCTTACCTGGCCGGCATCTTTCACGATTGCGGCGTGCCGCTGCTCATGCAGCGCTTCCCGACCTATTGCGCCGAGATGAAACTCGGGACGCCCGGCATCTGGATTGACCTCGCCGAAGAGGACCGGAAATTCAATGCCGACCATTGTGTCGTCGGCTACCTGGTCGCCCGTCACTGGCATCTGCCCGAGTTCATTTGCGATGCCATTCGCTATCACCACGCCATCGGCGAACTGGGCCAGCACGAGGCGCGCAGCATGGTGGCCATCGTCCAGCTCGCCGTCGATATCTACTACCGCGATCAGCGCATCGCCAGCCCCGAGTGGGAGCGGGTAAAGCATGAGGTGCTGCCCGAACTTGGCCTCAACGACGACGCGTTGCCCGAATTTGTCGATATCGTTCTTGAACGATTCGGCGCCGTGGTCGAGGCTTGAGTGCCGGGAATGAAACCAGGGCTGGACACAGTGTTAATGGCTGCTCAATCCTTCCGTGATAAGCTTCCCCAAAAAAAGGGGAATGGATGTCCATAGCAGTCGACGCCTGCGCAGCGCAGCATCAAGGGGATCGCAAGGAACAACAGGATCGCGTCGCGATCCTCCCGCACGCCCGCAAACGCGGCGTGGCACTGGCCGTCGTTGCCGATGGCATGGGTGGTCACACCGGTGGTGCACTGGCGGCCGAGCAGGTCGTGCATACCGCCAAAACCAATCTCGACCAGTTTTCGTCCACCGATGAGAATCCCCAGCGCATGCTCGAAAACGCCATGCGTGAAGCGCACACAATGATCAAGGCGTCGCGCTTCATGAACGAAATGGACCCTCACAGCACGGCGGTCATGCTGCTTCTACAGCCGGGAAAAATCACCTGGGGGCACTGCGGGGATAGTCGTCTCTACCATTTTCGCGGCCACAAGCTGGTCGAGCGCTCAGTCGATCATTCTTACGTTGAGCACCTTGTTACCCTCGGGAAAATCACCCCAGAGCAGGCGCTGACTCACCCCAATCGCAATGTGCTGCTGGCGTCGCTGGGCGGGCAGGACGACCCGAAAATTACGCTCTCCGAAACAGTCGATCTCGTTTCCGGCGATGCCTTCGTGCTCTGTTCGGATGGCCTCTGGGCTTACTTTGATGACGAAGAACTCGGCATGCTGGTCGCCCAGAATTCGGCCCGGCAGGCCTGTGAGATATTGATCGACAAGGCGCGGCGGCGCGCCAATGGCGGCGGTGACAATCTTTCGCTGGCTATCGTCAAACTGGTCCAGGCTCTGCCGGCGAAGGGGACTGTGCGGGGCTGAGGCTTTGTGAAAAGCGGTGCTTTTCTGGGGGTGGTTTTTTTCGGTTAATTGGCTTGGGGTTCCGCCTTGTTGGCGGGCGTACTTTCTTTTGCTTCGCCAAAAGAAAGTAGCCAAAGAAAAGGCGACCCCAAGGTCGGCGCCGGCTTTGCCGGTTCCTTGCGCTACTCGGCAGACCGGGCGGCTGCGGAACTCGGGCTTCGCCCTCAAACAGTCCTCGCCGACTGCCCCCGGCCTTCCTGCGTTGCTCAGCGCCTTCCACGGGGGCCCCAAAGGCGTCCGGGCTCGACGGAAGTAGCGCAAAAAGCCGTTTCCACGGTCAACCGGAAAAAACGGTAAAAAATGAAATCGGCCATTCAGGCACCCCAGCCTCACCCCGGATCGTTTCACCGGGCCCCTTGAGAGGTGCCGAGCAACGCAGGGGCTGGCGGATAAAGGGCGAGGACTGTCTGAGGGCGAAGCCCGAGTTCCGCAGCCCCCGCCAGTCGCGAGTAGCGCAGGGAACCGGCGTAGCCGGCACCGACCCAGGGTCGCCTTCTTCTTTGGCTACTTTCTTCTTGGCGAAGCAAGAAGAAAGTACGCCCGCCAACAAGGCGGAACCCCAAGCTTGTCCGGAACCCCAAGCCAATTAACCGGAAAAACCCCAGCGCCATGAAGGCGCCGATTGGTCCTTCCTACTTGCGCCCAAGCCCACCCAATAACGCCGCAACAACCCGCTTCGGCTTGTGCGGATCGACCTTGGCTGCAGCCGTGGCGGAATCCGGCACATCGCCGCGGGGCGAGTTGTCTTCGTAGGGCTTGCTGAAGTCGAAACCGTCAGCCGCGATCATCGGGTTGCGGCGCGGCGGACGGCGATCCGAACGCTCGTTGCGTTCCGGACGGCTGGTGCGTTCGCTACGTTCGCTGCGCTCGGGGCGTTCGCCGCGTTCCGGTCGCTGGGCGACCGGGGCGACGACCGGGGCGCTGCGTTTTTTCTTGTTGCCCGGGGGATATTCGTATTCCGCCTCCGGCTCGAAACCGGCGACTTCAACCTGTTCGATCGGCCGCTTGATGAGCTTTTCGATATCGACCAGATAGACGACTTCGCGGGCGCTGACCAGCGAAATGGCGTTGCCGGTCTTGCCAGCGCGGCCGGTGCGGCCGATGCGGTGCACGTAGTCTTCCGGCGTGTGCGGCAGTTCGTAGTTGATGACGTAGGGCAGGTCGTCAACGTCGAGGCCGCGCGCCGCGACGTCGGTGGCGATCAGGGCGTCGGTTTCGCCGCCCTTGAAGGCTTCGAGCGCCTTGATGCGCTCCAGTTGGCTTTTGTCGCCGTGGATGGCGTCGGCCTTGATGCCGGCGCGCTGCAGTTCGCGGGTCAGGCGCGAGCAGCCCTGCTTGGTGCGACAGAAGACGATGCACTGGCGAATTTCGCCGGACTTCAGGAGCTTGGTCAGCAGGCCGCGCTTGCCGTATTCGGACACCGGATGGACGCGGTGGGTGATGGTGTCGGAAACCTGGTTGCGGCGGGCGACCTCGATCAGGATCGGCGACTTGAGCATGGTGTCGGCCAGCTTCTTGATTTCGTCCGAGAAGGTGGCCGAGAACAGCAGGCTCTGGCGCTGGGCCGGCAGCATGTTGAGGATGCGCGTGACGTCGGGGACAAAGCCCATGTCGAGCATGCGGT contains:
- the glcF gene encoding glycolate oxidase subunit GlcF, with amino-acid sequence MDTKLTAELRATHAGQIAEEVLRKCVHCGFCTATCPTYQLLGDELDGPRGRIYLIKQVLEGKAVTEKTRTHLDRCLTCRSCETTCPSGVKYSHLLDVGRAVVEAKLPRRFADRVTRALLRTVLPNPGLFGPAVALGRAVRPLLPTSLADKLPPAQPAGAPWPKQAAHPRRMLALAGCVQPSLAPNINAATARVFDKLGIELFEEAKAVCCGAVRFHLNDHETAKNDMRRNIDAWWPHVEAGVEAIVVTASGCGVQVRDYAHILADDTVYAEKAEKISALCRDPSEILAGEKAALLPLLALHPEKRGKLAFHSPCTLQHGLQIRGSIEVLLQAAGYELTPVADSHLCCGSAGTYSVLQPELANKLRANKLAALNAGGPALAATANIGCLTHLQAGSMLPVRHWIELIDEAMA
- a CDS encoding HDOD domain-containing protein; translation: MSHEVPSVFEITRSLGADDAARIKRLLENGVKIPAQPRVLDELRQLINRSELDVRLLARIINKDPGLTAMLFKVVGNSAYRQHQPFDSVETILHAVGVRQTFNLVQAIALSGAGEIKKNRRVYEAFWARSHAVGQLAMLIADERIAVCNIFPDQAYLAGIFHDCGVPLLMQRFPTYCAEMKLGTPGIWIDLAEEDRKFNADHCVVGYLVARHWHLPEFICDAIRYHHAIGELGQHEARSMVAIVQLAVDIYYRDQRIASPEWERVKHEVLPELGLNDDALPEFVDIVLERFGAVVEA
- a CDS encoding PP2C family protein-serine/threonine phosphatase, with the translated sequence MSIAVDACAAQHQGDRKEQQDRVAILPHARKRGVALAVVADGMGGHTGGALAAEQVVHTAKTNLDQFSSTDENPQRMLENAMREAHTMIKASRFMNEMDPHSTAVMLLLQPGKITWGHCGDSRLYHFRGHKLVERSVDHSYVEHLVTLGKITPEQALTHPNRNVLLASLGGQDDPKITLSETVDLVSGDAFVLCSDGLWAYFDDEELGMLVAQNSARQACEILIDKARRRANGGGDNLSLAIVKLVQALPAKGTVRG
- a CDS encoding DEAD/DEAH box helicase, with the protein product MTFADLGLAPELLRAVLDEGYTKPTPIQAQAIPLVISGKDIMGGAQTGTGKTAAFTLPILQRILPFASSSPSPAKHPVRALILAPTRELAMQVYESVKTYSKHTPIRAMCAFGGVDIRPQIAELKKGVEILVATPGRLLDHVENKSVSFNSVQALVLDEADRMLDMGFVPDVTRILNMLPAQRQSLLFSATFSDEIKKLADTMLKSPILIEVARRNQVSDTITHRVHPVSEYGKRGLLTKLLKSGEIRQCIVFCRTKQGCSRLTRELQRAGIKADAIHGDKSQLERIKALEAFKGGETDALIATDVAARGLDVDDLPYVINYELPHTPEDYVHRIGRTGRAGKTGNAISLVSAREVVYLVDIEKLIKRPIEQVEVAGFEPEAEYEYPPGNKKKRSAPVVAPVAQRPERGERPERSERSERTSRPERNERSDRRPPRRNPMIAADGFDFSKPYEDNSPRGDVPDSATAAAKVDPHKPKRVVAALLGGLGRK